In Rhodamnia argentea isolate NSW1041297 chromosome 11, ASM2092103v1, whole genome shotgun sequence, one genomic interval encodes:
- the LOC115736370 gene encoding ATPase 10, plasma membrane-type, which produces MAEELDKPLLHPDNFNRDNIDLERLPLEEVFEQLRTSHQGLSSEDAEARLMIFGPNKLEEKKENKLLKFLSFMWNPLSWVMEAAAIMAIVLANGGDEGPDWQDFVGIICLLLINSTISFIEENNAGNAAQALMAHLAPKTKVLRDGHWQEMDASVLVPGDIISIKLGDIIPADARLLEGDPLKIDQSALTGESLAVTKRTGDEVYAGSTCKHGEIEAVVIATGVQSFFGKAAHLVDSTEVVGHFQQVLTAIGNFCICSIAVGMILEIIVMFPIQQRSYRDGINNLLVLLIGGIPIAMPTVLSVTLAIGSHRLSQQGAITKRMTAIEEMAGMDVLCSDKTGTLTLNRLTVDRNLIEVFNKNMDKDFIVLLAARASRLENQDAIDAAIVNMLADPKEARANIKEVHFLPFNPVDKRTAITYIESDGNWYRASKGAPEQILNMCQEKDEIAGKVHTIIDKFAERGLRSLGVALQEVPEKTKESPGGPWTFCGLLPLFDPPRHDSAETIRRALNLGVGVKMITGDQLAIAKETGRRLGMGTNMYPSSALLGRDKDENEALPVDELIEKADGFAGVFPEHKYEIVKILQEKKHVVGMTGDGVNDAPALKKADIGIAVADATDAARGAADLVLTEPGLSVIVSAVLTSRAIFQRMKNYTIYAVSITIRIVLGFVLLALIWEYDFPPFMVLIIAILNDGTIMTISQDRVKPSPRPDSWKLNEIFATGIVIGTYLALVTVLFYWIVIDTTFFEDLFGVSSLSSSEEVSSAVYLQVSIISQALIFVTRSQSWSYVERPGVLLMCAFVVAQLVATLIAVYAEISFAYISGIGWGWAGVIWLYSLIFYIPLDIIKFVVRYALSGEAWNLVFDRKTAFTSRKDYGKDERAAQWVLSQRSLQGLSASDLEFNGRRSRSSLIAEQARRRAEIARLGEIHTLKGHVESVVRLKNLDLNVIQSAHTV; this is translated from the exons ATGGCAGAAGAGTTGGACAAACCATTGCTTCACCCGGACAACTTCAACAGAGATAATATCGATTTG GAACGCCTACCCCTAGAAGAAGTTTTTGAGCAACTAAGAACATCGCACCAAGGACTCTCTTCTGAGGATGCTGAAGCTCGGTTGATGATTTTTGGTCCGAACAAACTCGAAGAGAAGAAA GAGAACAAGCTGTTAAAATTTCTGAGTTTTATGTGGAATCCACTGTCTTGGGTCATGGAAGCTGCAGCAATCATGGCCATTGTCCTCGCTAACGGTGGA GATGAGGGTCCCGACTGGCAAGATTTTGTTGGTATCATTTGCCTCTTGCTGATCAACTCGACTATCAGCTTTATTGAGGAAAACAATGCTGGTAATGCAGCACAAGCGCTTATGGCCCATTTGGCTCCAAAAACTAAG GTTCTCAGAGATGGGCACTGGCAAGAGATGGATGCTTCTGTCCTAGTACCTGGAGACATAATCAGTATAAAACTCGGAGACATCATCCCTGCGGATGCACGGCTTCTTGAAGGAGACCCATTAAAGATCGACCAG TCTGCTCTCACGGGAGAATCTCTGGCAGTGACGAAAAGGACCGGAGATGAAGTTTACGCGGGATCAACATGTAAGCATGGAGAAATTGAAGCTGTAGTCATCGCAACTGGGGTTCAGTCATTCTTTGGAAAAGCTGCACATTTAGTTGACTCCACTGAAGTTGTTGGACATTTCCAGCAG GTACTTACCGCCATTGGGAACTTCTGCATTTGCTCCATTGCTGTGGGAATGATTCTCGAAATCATAGTCATGTTCCCCATACAACAACGCTCATACAGAGACGGAATCAACAATCTTCTCGTTCTATTGATCGGAGGTATTCCCATTGCCATGCCGACGGTGTTGTCTGTCACTTTGGCAATTGGTTCTCACCGGCTCTCTCAACAG GGTGCCATTACGAAAAGGATGACAGCAATTGAGGAGATGGCGGGAATGGATGTCCTCTGCAGTGACAAAACTGGGACTCTTACTTTGAATCGCCTCACAGTTGATCGAAACCTAATTGAG GTTTTTAACAAAAATATGGACAAAGACTTTATTGTCTTGCTAGCAGCCAGAGCATCCCGATTGGAAAATCAGGACGCCATCGATGCAGCCATTGTTAATATGCTCGCAGATCCAAAGGAG GCTCGTGCAAACATCAAAGAAGTCCATTTTCTACCTTTCAATCCAGTGGACAAGCGCACCGCAATCACTTACATTGAGTCTGACGGCAATTGGTATCGTGCAAGCAAGGGTGCTCCTGAACAG ATTCTCAACATGTGCCAAGAGAAAGATGAGattgcgggaaaagtacatACCATCATTGACAAGTTTGCTGAAAGGGGTTTGCGGTCTCTTGGAGTTGCTCTTCAG GAAGTTCCAGAGAAAACCAAGGAAAGTCCTGGAGGCCCGTGGACATTTTGCGGGTTGTTGCCTTTGTTTGATCCTCCGAGACATGACAGTGCTGAGACAATTCGGAGAGCTCTTAACCTTGGAGTTGGTGTCAAGATGATTACAG GTGACCAGTTAGCTATTGCAAAGGAGACGGGGAGAAGACTTGGCATGGGAACAAACATGTATCCTTCTTCAGCATTGTTGGGCCGTGACAAGGATGAAAATGAAGCTCTCCCAGTAGATGAGCTCATAGAGAAGGCTGATGGTTTTGCCGGTGTATTCCCTG AGCACAAGTATGAGATTGTGAAAATTTTACAAGAAAAGAAGCACGTGGTTGGAATGACTGGAGATGGTGTGAACGATGCGCCAGCTCTAAAGAAAGCAGATATCGGAATTGCTGTGGCTGATGCTACAGATGCTGCAAGAGGCGCCGCTGATTTAGTCTTAACGGAGCCTGGTTTAAGTGTGATCGTTAGTGCAGTCTTAACTAGCCGAGCTATCTTTCAGAGGATGAAAAATTACACC ATATATGCAGTCTCCATAACAATAAGGATTGTG CTTGGTTTTGTGCTCCTAGCATTGATATGGGAATATGATTTCCCCCCTTTCATGGTCCTTATAATTGCAATTCTGAATGATG GTACAATCATGACAATCTCCCAAGATCGTGTAAAGCCATCTCCAAGGCCTGATAGTTGGAAGCTCAACGAGATATTTGCAACGGGAATTGTGATTGGAACATATCTTGCCTTAGTCACTGTCCTCTTCTACTGGATAGTGATTGACACTACATTCTTTGAG GATCTCTTTGGTGTGAGTTCACTGTCGAGCAGTGAGGAAGTCTCTTCTGCTGTATATCTCCAAGTCAGTATCATTAGCCAGGCCCTTATATTCGTCACCCGCAGTCAGAGTTGGTCATATGTTGAGAGACCTGGAGTCCTCTTGATGTGCGCGTTTGTGGTGGCTCAGCTG GTGGCAACCTTGATCGCTGTCTATGCGGAAATAAGCTTTGCCTACATCAGTGGCATCGGATGGGGATGGGCTGGAGTTATCTGGCTGTACAGCTTGATCTTCTACATACCACTGGACATAATCAAATTTGTAGTTCGTTATGCTTTGAGCGGCGAAGCATGGAATCTTGTGTTCGATAGAAAG ACAGCTTTCACATCCAGGAAAGACTACGGGAAGGATGAAAGAGCTGCTCAGTGGGTACTTTCTCAAAGAAGTCTTCAGGGCTTGTCTGCTTCAGACTTGGAGTTTAATGGGCGGCGGTCTCGATCTTCTCTGATTGCCGAACAGGCCAGGCGGCGTGCAGAGATAGCAAG GCTCGGTGAAATTCACACACTGAAAGGTCATGTGGAATCAGTTGTAAGACTTAAGAATCTGGATTTGAACGTGATCCAATCGGCTCATACAGTTTGA
- the LOC115736375 gene encoding triacylglycerol lipase OBL1, with the protein MQRLSPSPPRIARDHHYQARERNGNSTAMAGESPRNGRRTDADCKSGDLGDSCSGGHCDFADGDVFQYLVVNPHGGGVHDLLKYGVWRDTKSGVKFLESSQRGEFVGAVASDHRWVIVVSIIARRVIAFFGKPMEWTGFLVDFVVNLLSENDGFLGLLRNFILGDVIVPHRDSDRFISTIGHLDGRIDLYKGLNVPDQHGDSAFEESIVKVELGNRTLMDLCIMASKLAYENEKVVRNVVVQHWKMHFVDFYNCWNYYQMERSTQVFILCDKPVDANLILISFRGTEPFVADDWCTDFDYSWYEIPKLGKVHLGFLEALGLGNRTNMVTFRENLQLDKKKFALANGADASDLEALASTSNNGFGPEMAEMSAYYAMRSKLKSLLEEHKNAKFIVTGHSLGGALAILFPTVLVLHEEMEVMRRLLGVYTFGQPRVGDRQLQMFMEGHLDYPYPKYFRVVYCNDIVPRLPYDDRTFLYKHFGICLYYDSWYTEQRMEEEPNRNFFGPRYLIPAYLNAVWELIRGLTMGYTHGPEYKEGWFSILVRVVGLVLPGLSAHSPTDYVNSVRLGKEPMFN; encoded by the exons ATGCAAAGGTTGTCCCCATCCCCACCAAGAATCGCTCGCGATCATCACTATCAAGCTCGAGAAAGAAACGGAAACTCCACCGCCATGGCTGGTGAATCTCCAAGAAACGGACGGCGGACCGACGCCGACTGCAAAAGTGGAGACCTTGGCGATTCTTGCTCCGGCGGGCACTGCGATTTCGCGGACGGCGACGTGTTTCAGTACCTCGTAGTGAACCCGCACGGAGGAGGGGTCCATGACTTGTTGAAGTACGGCGTGTGGAGGGACACGAAGAGTGGAGTGAAGTTCTTGGAGAGCTCGCAAAGGGGCGAATTTGTGGGAGCGGTCGCCAGTGATCACAGATGGGTCATAGTAGTTTCGATCATCGCGCGCAGGGTTATCGCTTTCTTTGGGAAGCCCATGGAGTGGACTGGTTTCTTGGTGGACTTCGTCGTCAATCTCCTCTCCGAGAATGATGGCTTTCTTGGGTTGCTCCGCAATTTCATTCTTG GAGATGTGATAGTCCCACATAGAGACTCAGATAGATTCATCAGCACCATCGGGCATTTAGATGGGAGAATTGACCTTTACAAAGGCTTGAATGTGCCAGACCAACATGGTGACTCTGCATTTGAAGAAAGCATTGTGAAAGTGGAATTGGGAAATCGCACTTTGATGGACCTCTGCATCATGGCGTCGAAGCTAGCATACGAGAACGAAAAAGTCGTAAGAAATGTGGTAGTTCAGCACTGGAAG ATGCATTTTGTGGATTTCTACAACTGTTGGAATT attACCAAATGGAAAGGTCGACTCAGGTGTTCATATTATGCGACAAGCCTGTAGATGCAAATCTCATACTAATCAGCTTCAGGGGTACTGAACCTTTTGTTGCTGACGATTGGTGTACCGATTTCGATTATTCCTGGTATGAGATCCCGAAATTGGGTAAAGTTCACTTGGGATTCTTGGAAGCCTTAGGTTTGGGCAACAGAACTAATATGGTCACCTTCCGAGAGAACCTCCAATTGGACAAGAAGAAGTTTGCTCTTGCAAATGGCGCTGATGCCTCTGACTTAGAAGCATTAGCAAGCACCAGCAACAATGGGTTTGGGCCAGAGATGGCAGAGATGTCTGCATATTATGCCATGAGAAGTAAGCTCAAGAGCCTACTTGAGGAGCACAAAAATGCGAAATTCATAGTCACAGGACACAGTTTAGGTGGTGCCCTTGCCATTTTGTTCCCAACAGTGTTGGTTCTGCATGAGGAGATGGAGGTAATGCGGAGATTGTTGGGCGTGTACACATTTGGCCAACCGAGAGTTGGGGACAGGCAGCTCCAGATGTTCATGGAAGGGCATTTGGACTATCCCTACCCGAAATACTTCAGAGTTGTGTACTGCAATGACATTGTTCCAAGGTTGCCTTATGATGATCGAACTTTCTTGTATAAACATTTCGGTATATGTCTATACTATGATAGCTGGTACACTGAGCAG AGAATGGAGGAGGAACCAAACAGAAACTTCTTTGGTCCTAGATACCTAATTCCAGCATATTTGAATGCCGTCTGGGAGTTGATCAGAGGTTTAACAATGGGCTACACACATGGACCGGAGTACAAGGAAGGATGGTTTTCCATATTGGTTAGGGTAGTAGGATTGGTGCTTCCGGGATTGTCCGCACATTCCCCAACAGATTATGTCAACTCTGTGAGGCTTGGGAAGGAGCCAATGTTCAATTAA
- the LOC115736377 gene encoding 26S proteasome regulatory subunit 7 translates to MAPEPEDEIKDETNPRPLDEDDIALLKTYGLGPYSTGIKKAEKEIKEMAKKVNDLCGIKESDTGLAAPSQWDLVSDKQMMQEEQPLQVARCTKIISPNTEDAKYVINVKQIAKFVVGLGDKVSPTDIEEGMRVGVDRNKYQIQIPLPPKIDPSVTMMTVEEKPDVTYNDVGGCKEQIEKMREVVELPMLHPEKFVKLGIDPPKGVLCYGPPGTGKTLLARAVANRTDACFIRVIGSELVQKYVGEGARMVRELFQMARSKKACIVFFDEIDAIGGARFDDGVGGDNEVQRTMLEIVNQLDGFDARGNIKVLMATNRPDTLDPALLRPGRLDRKVEFGLPDLESRTQIFKIHTRTMNCERDVRFELLARLCPNSTGADIRSVCTEAGMYAIRARRKTVTEKDFLDAVNKVIKGYQKFSATPKYMVYN, encoded by the exons ATGGCGCCTGAACCAGAAGACGAGATCAAGGACGAGACGAACCCTCGCCCTCTCGACGAAGACGACATCGCCCTCCTCAAGACCTAC GGGTTGGGACCGTATTCTACAGGTATAAAGAAAGCCGAAAAGGAGATCAAGGAGATGGCTAAGAAGGTCAATGACTTATGTG GTATCAAGGAGTCCGATACTGGCTTGGCTGCACCCAGCCAATGGGATCTTGTTTCAGACAAACAGATGATGCAAGAGGAGCAGCCTCTTCAG GTGGCTAGATGTACCAAGATAATCAGTCCAAATACTGAGGATGCCAAGTATGTCATAAATGTCAAGCAAATTGCAAAG TTTGTTGTTGGGCTTGGTGACAAGGTTTCACCCACTGACATCGAAGAGGGCATGCGTGTGGG TGTCGATCGGAATAAATATCAGATTCAGATTCCCTTGCCTCCAAAAATTGACCCAAGTGTGACAATGATGACGGTGGAAGAGAAGCCAGATGTGACGTATAATGATGTCGGTGGATGTAAGGAACAAATAGAGAAAATGCGTGAA GTTGTTGAGTTGCCGATGCTTCATCCAGAGAAATTTGTGAAGCTCGGAATCGATCCTCCTAAGGGCGTTCTCTGTTATGGGCCACCAGGAACTGGTAAAACACTTTTAGCGAGAGCTGTTGCTAACAGAACCGATGCTTGTTTTATTCGTGTCATTGGGAGTGAGCTTGTTCAAAAATATGTCGGTGAAGGAGCTCGTATGGTTCGAGAACTATTTCAG ATGGCACGATCCAAGAAGGCTTGCATTGTGTTTTTTGATGAAATTGATGCTATTGGGGGTGCCCGTTTTGATGATGGCGTGGGTGGAGACAATGAAGTTCAACGAACAATGCTTGAAATTGTAAACCAGCTTGACGGTTTTGATGCTCGCGGTAACATCAAAGTTCTCATGGCAACAAATAG GCCAGACACTCTAGATCCTGCACTGTTACGTCCTGGAAGATTGGATCGTAAGGTTGAATTTGGTCTTCCTGATTTAGAGAGCAGGACACAGATATTCAAGATTCACACGCGAACTATGAACTGTGAGAGAGATGTTCGATTTGAACTCCTTGCTCGCCTTTGTCCGAACTCGACTG GAGCTGACATAAGGAGTGTGTGCACGGAAGCAGGAATGTATGCAATCCGAGCCCGCCGGAAGACCGTGACAGAGAAAGACTTCCTTGATGCTGTGAATAAAGTCATCAAAGGTTACCAAAAGTTTAGTGCTACTCCGAAGTACATGGTCTACAATTAA
- the LOC115736373 gene encoding O-fucosyltransferase 36, which yields MERDSSDEDDDSHHLIHQNDTQPVSSTSRRHSAFDVEDLDSRIGTAGRFSFRLDKGYLLAIMISVLFLAAFFSADIRGLFSGGASAFKLDWTADRMRESELRALSLLKQQRLGLFGLWNHTFLDSVIARNGPANFTLSSSNSSGLKHDNDHLLVSSSALLEDFKSDVLRQIKLNKNIEEVLLLPHQSGNVSVQNGDGDMVDVSFGDFDFDRCPTVDQSSLGRKTIEWKPKPDKFLLAICVSGQMSNHLICLEKHMFFAAVLRRILIVPSSKVDYEYNKVLDVNHINDCLGRKVVMSFEEFSEVKKSHLHIDRFICYFSSPQHCYVDDEHVKKLKGLGISMGKLESPWVEDIQKPNKRTIQDVEAKFTVDDDMIAIGDVFFANLEQEWVTQPGGPLAHKCKTLIEPSRLIVLTAQRYIQTFLGKNYIALHFRRHGFLKFCNAKKPSCFYPVPQAAECIKRVVERVDAPVVYLSTDAAASETGLLQTLIFSNGKPVPLVKRPDRSPAEKWDALLYRHGLQDDPQVEAMLDKTICAMSRVFIGASGSTFTQDILRLRKDWGSASRCDEYLCQGEEPNFIADDE from the exons ATGGAGAGAGATTCGTCCGACGAAGACGACGACAGCCACCACCTCATCCACCAGAACGACACCCAGCCCGTCTCCTCCACCAGCCGGCGGCACTCCGCTTTCGACGTCGAAGACTTGGATTCCCGCATCGGCACCGCTGGCCGCTTTAGCTTCAGGTTGGACAAAGGCTACCTCCTCGCGATTATGATTTCCGTTCTGTTCCTCGCCGCGTTTTTCTCCGCGGACATTCGCGGCTTGTTCTCCGGCGGTGCCTCAGCGTTTAAGCTCGATTGGACCGCTGATCGCATGAGAGAGTCCGAGTTACGAGCTCTGAGCTTGTTGAAGCAGCAAAGGTTGGGGCTTTTCGGTTTGTGGAATCATACATTTCTGGATTCCGTGATTGCTCGTAATGGGCCCGCGAATTTTACTTTGAGTAGCTCGAATTCGAGTGGGTTGAAACACGATAATGATCATCTGTTGGTGTCTTCCTCGGCTTTATTAGAGGATTTCAAGTCCGATGTACTTAGGCAGATTAAGCTGAATAAGAATATTGAAGAGGTATTGCTGTTGCCACATCAGTCAGGAAATGTGTCCGTGCAGAATGGTGATGGGGATATGGTCGATGTGAGTTTtggtgattttgattttgatcggTGTCCGACAGTGGATCAAAGTTCCTTGGGGAGAAAAACCATTGAGTGGAAGCCGAAACCAGATAAGTTTTTGCTTGCCATTTGTGTTTCTGGTCAAATGTCGAACCATCTGATTTGTTTAGAGAAGCACATGTTCTTTGCCGCCGTTCTCCGCAGGATTTTGATTGTTCCCAGCTCAAAAGTTGATTATGAATACAATAAGGTGTTGGATGTCAACCACATTAATGATTGCTTGGGAAGGAAAGTGGTAATGTCATTTGAGGAGTTTTCTGAGGTCAAGAAAAGCCACTTGCATATTGATAGATTCATATGTTATTTCTCCTCACCGCAGCATTGTTATGTTGATGATGAACATGTCAAGAAGTTGAAGGGCTTGGGGATTTCAATGGGTAAGCTTGAGTCTCCCTGGGTTGAGGATATTCAGAAGCCGAACAAGAGGACTATTCAGGATGTTGAAGCCAAGTTCACAGTAGATGATGATATGATTGCAATTGGAGATGTTTTCTTTGCCAACTTGGAGCAAGAGTGGGTGACGCAGCCTGGTGGCCCTCTTGCTCACAAATGCAAAACTTTGATTGAACCTAGTCGTCTTATAGTGCTCACTGCGCAGAGATATATTCAGACATTCCTGGGAAAGAACTACATTGCTCTTCATTTCCGGCGGCATGGTTTTTTGAAATTCTG CAATGCCAAGAAACCCAGTTGCTTTTACCCTGTCCCTCAAGCTGCTGAATGCATCAAGCGGGTGGTGGAAAGAGTTGATGCACCTGTAGTTTATCTATCGACAGATGCAGCAGCGAGTGAAACAGGCCTCCTGCAgactcttattttttcaaatgggAAGCCTGTACCACTGGTGAAGAGGCCTGATCGCAGTCCTGCTGAGAAATGGGATGCTTTGCTCTACAGACATGGCTTGCAGGACGATCCCCAG GTGGAAGCTATGCTGGACAAGACAATATGCGCAATGTCTAGAGTATTCATTGGAGCCTCGGGATCTACTTTCACACAGGACATACTGCGTCTGAGGAAGGACTGGGGGTCGGCGTCTCGTTGTGACGAGTACCTGTGCCAAGGCGAAGAGCCGAATTTCATAGCAGATGATGAGTGA